In a genomic window of Amphiprion ocellaris isolate individual 3 ecotype Okinawa chromosome 11, ASM2253959v1, whole genome shotgun sequence:
- the gmppaa gene encoding mannose-1-phosphate guanyltransferase alpha-A has product MLKAVILIGGPQKGTRFRPLSFEVPKPLFPVAGVPMLQHHIEACAKVPNMKEILLIGFYQPNEELNRFLFNAQQEFKISIRYLQEYAALGTGGGIYHFRDQIVSGSPEAFFVLNADVCSAFPLTEMLSFQKEHGEPNSFVILGTTANRKQSMNYGCIVENEETNEVMHYVEKPSTFVSDIINCGIYLFNPEIFQHIGTVFQKNQQDMLLEEPTNGWHRAEAIRLEQDIFTALAGQGRLYVYKTLSFWSQIKSAGSAIYASRLYLSQYHSNHPERLASSKEGGPKISGNVYIHPTANIDPTAMLGPNVSIGTGVTIGAGVRVRESIILHGANLQDHCCVLNSIVGWDSTIGKWARVEGTPSDPNPNDPYSKIDSETLFRDGKLTPSITILGCNVTIPSEVIILNSIVLPHKDLNRSFKNQIIL; this is encoded by the exons ATGTTGAAGGCGGTCATTTTAATTGGAGGACCCCAGAAAG GCACAAGATTCAGGCCGCTGTCATTTGAAGTTCCCAAACCCTTGTTTCCAGTAGCTGGTGTTCCCATGCTTCAGCACCACATCGAAGCATGTGCCAAA GTACCGAATATGAAGGAGATTTTGCTCATTGGGTTTTACCAGCCAAATGAAGAACTGAACAGATTCCTGTTTAATGCACAGCAGGAGTTCAAAATTTCCATCAG GTATCTGCAGGAGTATGCAGCCCTGGGCACTGGAGGGGGCATCTATCACTTCAGAGATCAGATTGTCTCCGGGAGTCCAGAGGCTTTCTTTGTACTGAATGCTGATGTTTGTTCAGCGTTTCCTCTCACAGAGATGCTCAGCTTCCAGAAAGAACATGGAGAACCAAACAGCTTTGTTATCCTTGGGACAACG GCGAACAGAAAGCAGTCTATGAATTATGGCTGTATTGTGGAAAACGAGGAAACAAATGAG GTCATGCATTATGTGGAAAAGCCGAGCACATTTGTGAGTGACATCATCAACTGTGGTATATACCTCTTTAACCCAGAGATCTTCCAGCATATCGGCACTGTCTTTCAGAAGAATCAGCAGGATATGTTGCT AGAGGAGCCAACTAACGGCTGGCACAGAGCAGAGGCCATCAGGCTGGAGCAGGACATTTTCACCGCCCTTGCAGGACAGGGCAGACTCTACGTATATAAAACCCTCAGCTTCTGGAGCCAGATTAAATCGGCAGG ATCTGCAATTTATGCCAGTCGGTTGTACCTCAGCCAGTATCACTCAAACCATCCTGAAAGACTGGCCTCAAGCAAAGAGGGAGGACCCAAAATAAGTG GTAACGTCTATATTCATCCAACAGCCAACATTGATCCCACTGCTATG TTGGGTCCTAATGTCTCCATTGGAACTGGAGTGACTATTGGTGCTGGGGTCAGAGTTCGAGAATCCATCATCCTCCACGGTGCAAATCTACAG GATCACTGCTGTGTTTTGAACAGCATTGTGGGATGGGATAGTACCATTGGCAAGTGGGCAAGAGTAGAAGGAACCCCAAGTGACCCCAATCCAAATGATCCATATTCAAAGATTGACAGCGAGACACTCTTCAGAGATGGAAAACTCACACCCTCAATTACTATTCTCG GTTGTAACGTGACCATCCCTTCCGAGGTGATTATACTGAACTCGATTGTCCTCCCACATAAAGACCTCAACCGCAGCTTCAAAAACCAAATTATTCTCTAG